In the genome of Anabaena cylindrica PCC 7122, the window TGATAACTCGTTAACAACCATTACAGCAGGTATACAACAACGTTTAGGTAAAGCTACTTTTGATGTAGATTGGATTCATCGGAATCGAAAAGATCGTATTGATAACAGTAGTGGTTTGACAAGTAATTCTGATCAGTTGCGATCGCGCTTGTCTCTTCCCATTACTAATAGTCTCACCTTCCAGGCACAAAATGAACTTACCCTTTCTGCTAGTGCTGATAATGTTTACCCTGATCGGACTATTTTAGGACTAAATTGGCGAGCTATTCCTGGAGTCAATGTCAGTTTAGCTCAACAGTTTTATAGTAGCGGTCAAGATAATGGTAAATCTATCACTAGTTTAAGTGTAAATGGCGAACATAAACTTGGTTCAGATACTACTTTAACAGGTCGTTATACCATTTTAGGTGGGGCGAATGAAATCACAACTCAAGGAGCAATTGGTTTAAATAATCGCTGGACTGTTGCTCCTGGTTTGCGGTTAAATCTAGCTTACGAACACGTATTTGGTAGTTTTTTTGGTAATACTGGCACAGGTCAAAAATTTGCTCAACCATTCGCTTCTGGTCAATCTGCTTCTGCTATTGGTTTTAATGGTGGTGATAGCTATAGTGTGGGGCTGGAATATAGCAATAATCCTCAGTTTCAAGCCAGCGCTCGTTATGAACATCGCACTTCTTCTAGTGGTAAGAATACAGTCATTTCTGCGGGTGCTACAGGGAAAATTTCTCCCTCTCTTACTGCTTTGGTACGCTATCAACAAGCTAATGCTGCTAACCAAAAACTATCAGGATTAGGTGACACCATTAATTTAAAAATGGGTTTGGCTTACCGTGATCCTAAAAATGATAAATTTAACGCTTTATTACGGTATGAATATCGCCAAAATCCCGCAACAATTCCTGATACAATTTTGTTAGGCAGTGGGACAGGTTCTCAAGATCATACCTTTGCCATGGAAACTATTTATGCTCCTAACTGGCAATGGGAATTTTATGGGAAATATGCACTACGAAATAGCACTTCTTATTTAGCTAATGATTTGGCTGGTACAAGTACAGTGAATTTAGCTCAATTCCGGGCTACTTATCGCTTAGGATATAGTATGGATCTGGTGGGAGAAACTCGTTGGATAGGTCAATCTAATTATTCAGAAACAGGTTTTGTAGTTGAAGCTGGCTATTATTTAACTTCTAATTTGCGCCTTTCTGCTGGCTATGTTTTTGGCAAAGTTGATGATCCTGATTTTTCTGGTACTCGTTCTGCCGGCGGTCTTTATTTAGGTCTGACTGTCAAACTCAACGAATTGTTTGATGGTTTTGGCCTGCAAAAACCTACACCGTCTCCAGCAAGAGAAAAGTTAAAAATATGAAAATTAATATGAAACTGTCATTACTAAGTAGCTACTCAGAGAAATTAATTAGTAGTCTGGCTTTTATTTTATGTATTTGGGGACAAGGGATACAACCTAGCTGGGCTGAGGGCAGCAAAGAGTTAGTCTCTAATGGTGGATACAGACCTTATCTAGAATGGACTAATCAATTCACTGCGGGGATTCCTCGGAAAACAACCCTCAAGGTTTACGTACAAGCAGGGGAAACCGTTAATCTTGGCTCTAGTGTGCCTACAAGTAGTAATGGGACTCAAGATATTGTTTATAGAAGTCCTTTTGGAGGTCAAAATGGTGCTTGCGATGTTCTACTTACTGGTTTTGGTTTAATTGACACCGTTGCCAAAGAAACAGCAGGGCCTTTACCCAATATCGGTGGTTACACTCCTTGTAGCTTTGTAGCCACAGAAACTGGTATTTACGAAGTTGAATTTCGTTCACCCAGTCTAAGTGGTGATCCGACTGTTGTTACAGTCACGAATCCATTTCCTATAGATAATACTCAACGAGGAGGAGTCGCGGCTTGGGATATTACAGTTAGAAATACAGGTGGTACTGCCCAAAAAGGGCGTGTTTTTACCAACTATATTGCCATGAATATGGGTTCAAATGGGATAGGACTCAATTCCAATCTTTATATTCAAACTAAAGATGGGTATAGATATGAAACTGATATGAATGGAGTCGATCCCTTTGGGTTTATCTTTTTTGCCAATAGTCGGGGATATATTGACAAAACTAATAACTCAACTCTTTACCATTCTGCTGGTGGTGCTACTAATAATAGTCTGATCTTCCCTGGTAATGTGGCAGTTCAAGACCCAAGTCTGCCAGATACAATCACAGATATTACCCACTTAGTTTTTTTTAATCAACCAGATCCTTCAGCATTGATAGGATTGGGGATTCCCATAACAGCAGTTTTACCCGTAGAACCAACTTCTTTTCTATTTACTGGAGGAAATGGAGGAAGTGGCAACCAAGCACCAGTTGGGGTAGGAGGTAATTTTAGTTTCAATTCTAGTACATCTGGAAGTTATCAAATTATTATTGATACTAACAACGACGGCATTTTTGATCCCAGTATTGATCGCGTTTTGCAAAACCCATCATTTGTAGGTTCTAATGTAGTGTTATGGGATGGAAAAAATGCTAGTGGAGTTGACCTATCACCCCTCCCAGGAAATGCAGCATATAATGCCAGAATCACAGCTAGGGCCGGGGAATATCACTTTCCTATGTTAGATGCTGAGAACAATCCATCGGGGTTTAAAATCACGATGCAAAATCCCCCTGGTCCATTTAGTAATTTCCTCGATGTGAATGGACAGCCGATTGGCCCAACTACTGTTTACTACAATGACAATAGCTATACTACTGCCAATGGAGTATCTGTTAGTTTAAATCCCACAGGAGGACAAGTAGCTACTAATCCTCGTAATGCTGCTTTAGGAATTAATAGTGCGGCTGGAGAGCATGAATTTAGTGGTAGCTATGGTGATTTTAAAGGTATTGATACTTGGGCATATTTTTCGAGTCAGGGAGTACTTACTCCTTTGGTTATTACTGCAAGCCAGCAAGCTAATGTTAAAGGTACTAAATCAGTGCGCTTTCTAGGGGATACTGATAATAGTGGCACAGTCACTGTGGGCGATACCGTCGAATATACTATTACTTATTCCAACCTAAATCCTGGTAACAGCGATGCTATTAATTTTGTTATTAAAGATGCATTACCCCCACAATTAACTTTTGTTAGTGCAGTGATGACTGCTGTTACTCCAGGGAATAATATTATAATTAATCCTAGTTACAATGGCTCTGGTAATGTTACTAATTCTGGTACTTTACGTGTAAATGATACAATCACGATTACAATTACTGCCACAATTAATAGTTCTAATGGTGGTAATCCTATTAGTAACCAGGCAAGTGCTGATTTCAATACACCGGATAATCCCTTAGCCTCAGTTGGTACTGTGTTGACAGATGCGGACTCTGCTACCGCTACTACTAATCCACCTGCTGTGAATAATTATTTTTTACAAGTTACTGACGATGGTATAAATGTAGGTAACAATCCTGCTGTTAGCGCAGACGATGACCCTACCTTGTTGACAGTTACAGTTACAAGTACTCCCCAAGGGACGCTGCTATTAGTTAAACGGATTACTGGGGTTAATGGTTCAACCATGAACGATGGCAATAATCTTGGTGCTTATATTGATACTGCCAGTCCCTATGATGATAATCTCATTACTGTGATTGACCCTAATTTGCAACCAGATACTGATCAATGGCCAACACCTCTGAGTACATCTCTAGCGGGAGAAGTCAATGGAGGTATGGTAAAACCTGGTGATGAAGTTGAATATACGATCTACTTTTTATCGATGGGACTACAGGATGCAGTTAATGTCAGTTTGTGCGATCGCATTCCTTTAAATCAAACTTACTTGCCCAGCAAATACAATAATGTCAATCAAGCTACAAATGGATTACCTGGTGCAGATCGGGGCATCTTAGTACAAAAAAATAACACCCCACTATCTTATACAAATGTTGACGATGGTGATGATGCTAGATTCTATGCTCCCGGAGAAACACTACCTTCAGTCTGTGGTACAGATCCGAATATAGAAGGGGCTATTGTTGTTAATTTAGGCACTTTGCCTGGTGTCATCACTAACTCTGTGGGAGCCTATGGTTTTGTCCGCTTTCAAGCTAAAGTGCGATAATACGTAGCAAAACTATTATTGTTGTTATTTGTTAAATTATAATTTGCATAGTTTGCAAAAACAACGCATCCGGACAAAGCTGTATTATGAACTGAACGCACTGATTTATTTATGTGTTGGGTACAGAAGCATTAGTACTCAATTCTATCAAGCTGTGAAATTAACTACTATTTGCGCCATAAAGCAAGAATTATGGCACGATGGAGAGAAGCTTATGCAATGAGAAGCCCGAAAGCTGGTTTTAACTTTGAGGAACTTCAGCGATCGCTTTCCTCCTGGTAAACTGTAAACAAACAAAGGAATCACTCTCTGTTCCTAGTCCGGCACTATCTATGAATTGTGCATGATCCAGGACGGAGAAACATATTCTTGATTGTGTTTTTCCCTCGGTACTGCTTCACCTGCCAATGAAAAACTAGATCAAGGTCTTCATCAAAGCCATAACCTGGCAAAATGTCGTTAGTTTCGTATTGTCAGCAAAATTCTTGACGAAAGAATATTTATTATCGTCGGAATGCTTGTGTTTGGCTGCGAAAAAAGAATATATACTCCAACCTTGACTATTAAATGAATCCAGATAACTCAGAAACTTACATAAATCATCCAACGTGGGGTTTGCTATATAAGATCTGTATGGTTGATGAAAACCAAGATCTATTCACTACACTTTATGCCCAACGCTTATTTTTTTTGGTAACAAATGACGTTAAAGGTATTAAATTTCAGTCTCTTGGCCGGACTGAAGCAAGAATGATGCTGGAAAATCGCTTACGTACTTTGCGTCGCAATGGCAAGTCCCAGGAGTACGATCAGCTTCAGAGTGTTTTCCAACGCACCTTCCAATGAATAGTTCTCTTCGTGAACATATTGCTAACATTCGCGCCTCACTTCCTCCCTCAGTGCGGTTAATTGCTGTAAGTAAGTTAGTACCAACCGAACTGATGCGGGATGCCTATGCTGCCGGAATTCGTGATTTTGGTGAAAGTCGTGTCCAAGAAGCTGCCAGTAAACAAACCGAGTTACAAGATTTGCCGGATATTACTTGGCACTTTATTGGCAATTTACAAAGCAATAAAGCTAAAAAAGCTTTGGAATTATTTGATTGGATTCACTCCGTTGATAATCTACAAATAGCCCAGCGTTTAGATACTCTGGCGCAACAATTAGGAATGAGTCCATTGGTTTGCCTACAAGTCAAAATTCTCCCCGATCCGAGTAAGTCTGGTTGGATGATACCAGAATTATTACCTGACTTGGAAGCACTTAACCAATGCCAGAACTTAAAAATTCAAGGTTTGATGACAATTCCGCCCCGTGGCTTGGATCATGAGGCAATTTTGAAAGTTTTTGAGCGTACTCATCAACTAGCCCAAGAAATTGCATCTCAGAACTGGTCGAATATAACCATGCAACATCTATCAATGGGTATGTCAGGGGATTACGAATTAGCCATGCAAACGGGTACAACGATGGTAAGATTAGGAACCGTATTGTTTGGGAAACGAGGTTGACATTGTTTGCGTCTGGCTTTGAGTTGGGTATCAAAAACAATGGACAAATCATATCTAAACATATTCAGTAACTTCCGTTTGAATACGTGTCTAATGACCAGGGTATTGACAAATGTAATTAGTAAGACAGAATGAGATTGAAATAACTTTCAGTTGCTTCTACCTTAGGATATAATTTGAACTCATTAAATGTCCACATAAGGTATAGTCCTTTTTAGAACAGTGTTTTCTTCATGAAACCCTGTACTAGAGGCTACAACCAGCAATAGAATTGCTGAAAGCAGCAGCCACTATACTGGCTACCAAAATTTACAGCCAGATCAATTAAGGTAATTTCCACTGGGAGCGCACACAATGAACAATATATTTTCCAAACTCAGGGATTTTGTGGGGTTGAATGAGCAAGTAGAATACGAGTACTACGAAGAAGAGCCAGATACCGATGGCTACCAAAATCTGTATCAGCAAGAAAATCCCCAACCAGAACCACAAGAAACCACCACTACCCCTAATCGACGTTGGCGCGAACCTGTGCCTACAATGGGGGATGAAGTAGCCGCAGCAGGGTCAAAGCCTATGAGTAACGTAATTGGTATGCCAGGCGCAATTAATGGAATTTCCGAAGTTTTAGTACTTGAACCACGTACTTTTGAAGAAATGCCCCAGGCAATTCAAGCATTACGTGAGCGTAAATCGGTAGTCTTAAATTTGACAATTATGGACCCGGATCAAGCTCAACGGGCGGTTGATTTTGTTGCCGGTGGTACTTATGCTCTAGATGGACATCAAGAGCGGATTGGAGAAAGTATATTTTTGTTTACGCCCAGTTGTGTGCAAGTCAGCACTCAAGGTGGTTTTTTACATGAAGTACCACAACCAGTTGCCCGTCCCTCTCGTCCTGCAAGCACAACT includes:
- a CDS encoding isopeptide-forming domain-containing fimbrial protein, which gives rise to MKLSLLSSYSEKLISSLAFILCIWGQGIQPSWAEGSKELVSNGGYRPYLEWTNQFTAGIPRKTTLKVYVQAGETVNLGSSVPTSSNGTQDIVYRSPFGGQNGACDVLLTGFGLIDTVAKETAGPLPNIGGYTPCSFVATETGIYEVEFRSPSLSGDPTVVTVTNPFPIDNTQRGGVAAWDITVRNTGGTAQKGRVFTNYIAMNMGSNGIGLNSNLYIQTKDGYRYETDMNGVDPFGFIFFANSRGYIDKTNNSTLYHSAGGATNNSLIFPGNVAVQDPSLPDTITDITHLVFFNQPDPSALIGLGIPITAVLPVEPTSFLFTGGNGGSGNQAPVGVGGNFSFNSSTSGSYQIIIDTNNDGIFDPSIDRVLQNPSFVGSNVVLWDGKNASGVDLSPLPGNAAYNARITARAGEYHFPMLDAENNPSGFKITMQNPPGPFSNFLDVNGQPIGPTTVYYNDNSYTTANGVSVSLNPTGGQVATNPRNAALGINSAAGEHEFSGSYGDFKGIDTWAYFSSQGVLTPLVITASQQANVKGTKSVRFLGDTDNSGTVTVGDTVEYTITYSNLNPGNSDAINFVIKDALPPQLTFVSAVMTAVTPGNNIIINPSYNGSGNVTNSGTLRVNDTITITITATINSSNGGNPISNQASADFNTPDNPLASVGTVLTDADSATATTNPPAVNNYFLQVTDDGINVGNNPAVSADDDPTLLTVTVTSTPQGTLLLVKRITGVNGSTMNDGNNLGAYIDTASPYDDNLITVIDPNLQPDTDQWPTPLSTSLAGEVNGGMVKPGDEVEYTIYFLSMGLQDAVNVSLCDRIPLNQTYLPSKYNNVNQATNGLPGADRGILVQKNNTPLSYTNVDDGDDARFYAPGETLPSVCGTDPNIEGAIVVNLGTLPGVITNSVGAYGFVRFQAKVR
- the pipX gene encoding transcriptional coactivator PipX, with the translated sequence MNPDNSETYINHPTWGLLYKICMVDENQDLFTTLYAQRLFFLVTNDVKGIKFQSLGRTEARMMLENRLRTLRRNGKSQEYDQLQSVFQRTFQ
- a CDS encoding YggS family pyridoxal phosphate-dependent enzyme, translating into MNSSLREHIANIRASLPPSVRLIAVSKLVPTELMRDAYAAGIRDFGESRVQEAASKQTELQDLPDITWHFIGNLQSNKAKKALELFDWIHSVDNLQIAQRLDTLAQQLGMSPLVCLQVKILPDPSKSGWMIPELLPDLEALNQCQNLKIQGLMTIPPRGLDHEAILKVFERTHQLAQEIASQNWSNITMQHLSMGMSGDYELAMQTGTTMVRLGTVLFGKRG
- a CDS encoding cell division protein SepF, which produces MNNIFSKLRDFVGLNEQVEYEYYEEEPDTDGYQNLYQQENPQPEPQETTTTPNRRWREPVPTMGDEVAAAGSKPMSNVIGMPGAINGISEVLVLEPRTFEEMPQAIQALRERKSVVLNLTIMDPDQAQRAVDFVAGGTYALDGHQERIGESIFLFTPSCVQVSTQGGFLHEVPQPVARPSRPASTTPAWGNEVNRMAQ